From Drosophila suzukii chromosome 2R, CBGP_Dsuzu_IsoJpt1.0, whole genome shotgun sequence, a single genomic window includes:
- the AsnRS-m gene encoding asparaginyl-tRNA synthetase, with the protein MLFLRRFYSKSERIAQICRSHKPGDSLSVQGWIKNVRRLKNNTFLDINDGSTSSRFQVVVPRTPENQHLAPGSVISAVGQVQVSPNGSFELHADRVETLAEGHLQEGYPFSPKQKHPPEYVREHLHLRSRVDFVAAQMRVRHKAQKAIHDYMDELDFVQINTPLLTTNDCEGAGEVFRVQPDSEALLKQMARPNVPLEQSYFDSKVFLTVSGQLHLEAMTYGLGNTYTLSPAFRAENSKSPLHLAEFYMFEAELAHLEELEKLARFIEQMLKSVTNRLLKTSSEDLNFCQKNSNSSSDLPWLQVPWKIMSYDEALQVLQENKDSLKTPISLDEGFSKDQELFLVAHCAAPVFVVDWPAQQKPFYMKVSHTNPNRVHALDLLMPAVGELCGGSLRESDPAILKAHPQLPKDLSWYVDLRKYGGIPTGGFGMGFERYLQLITGVKNIRDVIPFPRYPHSCKM; encoded by the exons ATATGTAGGTCCCATAAGCCAGGAGACTCTTTGAGCGTACAG GGCTGGATCAAAAATGTTCGCCGACTGAAGAATAACACATTTCTGGACATAAATGATGGATCCACGAGCAGTAGGTTCCAGGTGGTGGTGCCTCGGACGCCGGAAAACCAGCACTTAGCTCCGGGCAGCGTCATTTCGGCGGTGGGTCAAGTCCAAGTGTCTCCAAATGGCAGCTTTGAGTTGCATGCGGATCGGGTGGAAACGTTGG CTGAAGGACACCTGCAGGAGGGCTATCCATTCAGCCCGAAGCAGAAACATCCACCGGAATATGTCCGCGAGCATTTGCATCTCCGTTCCCGCGTTGATTTCGTGGCCGCCCAGATGAGGGTCAGGCACAAGGCCCAAAAAGCCATTCACGACTACATGGATGAGCTGGACTTCGTGCAGATCAACACTCCCCTGCTGACCACCAATGACTGCGAGGGAGCGGGAGAAGTGTTCCGGGTGCAACCGGACTCGGAAGCTCTCCTCAAGCAGATGGCCAGACCGAATGTTCCCCTGGAGCAAAGCTACTTCGATAGCAAGGTGTTCCTCACCGTCTCCGGGCAACTACATCTGGAGGCCATGACCTACGGCCTGGGGAACACATACACTCTCTCACCAGCCTTCCGAGCGGAGAACTCCAAGTCGCCACTGCATTTAGCCGAGTTCTACATGTTTGAAGCGGAACTGGCCCATTTGGAGGAGTTGGAAAAGTTGGCGCGGTTCATTGAACAGATGCTTAAGTCGGTGACGAACCGCCTGCTGAAAACGAGCTCCGAGGATCTTAATTTCTGTCAGAAGAACTCAAACTCCAGCTCTGATCTGCCTTGGTTGCAAGTTCCCTGGAAGATAATGAGTTACGATGAAGCCCTGCAAGTTCTGCAGGAAAATAAGGATAGCCTGAAGACTCCCATAAGCCTCGATGAGGGCTTCTCCAAGGACCAGGAACTGTTTCTAGTGGCCCACTGTGCTGCTCCCGTGTTCGTTGTGGATTGGCCTGCGCAGCAAAAACCCTTCTATATGAAAGTCTCCCACACGAATCCCAATCGAGTCCATGCCCTGGATCTCCTGATGCCAGCTGTAGGAGAACTATGCGGTGGTAGCCTGCGTGAAAGTGACCCAGCGATATTAAAAGCCCATCCGCAACTGCCAAAGGATCTGTCCTGGTATGTTGACCTGCGAAAGTATGGAGGAATTCCAACTGGCGGATTCGGCATGGGCTTTGAGCGTTACTTGCAGCTTATCACGGGCGTTAAGAACATCAGAGATGTGATACCCTTTCCCAGGTATCCGCACAGCTGCAAGATGTGA